In Synechococcus sp. A18-25c, a single window of DNA contains:
- a CDS encoding NAD(P) transhydrogenase subunit alpha, giving the protein MDTSFVEFLWVLLLGSLLGLELIGKVPPTLHTPLMSGANAISGITVLAALTAIIRSGDNPVLLILGSVSLGFALFNVIGGFLVTDRMLAMFSRKPARKENR; this is encoded by the coding sequence ATGGATACAAGCTTTGTGGAGTTCCTCTGGGTGCTGCTGCTGGGCAGCCTCCTGGGCCTCGAACTGATCGGCAAGGTGCCTCCCACCCTGCATACACCTCTGATGAGCGGCGCCAATGCCATCTCAGGCATCACGGTGCTGGCTGCACTCACCGCCATCATCCGTTCCGGTGACAACCCTGTTCTGTTGATTCTGGGTTCGGTGTCACTGGGATTTGCTCTTTTCAATGTGATCGGCGGCTTCCTGGTCACCGATCGCATGCTCGCCATGTTCAGCCGTAAGCCCGCCCGCAAGGAGAACCGCTGA
- a CDS encoding NAD(P) transhydrogenase subunit alpha, translated as MESAAGETRVAASPETVKKFTALGCRVVLEQGAGLASGYLDETYSECGAELVPVADAFAWSQADALLCVQSPTADALGRLRSGALLVGLLAPYANSELDGALKRCGLSAMALELLPRISRAQSADALSSQANIAGYKSVLLASAALDRYFPMLMTAAGTVQPARVVVLGAGVAGLQAVATARRLGAVVYVSDIRPAVKEQVESLGARFIDPPEMEDKPAESGGYAKQASDAFLAAQRQQLSDQLAEADVAICTAQVPGRRAPRLISEDMLDRMRPGSVVVDLAVAQGGNCADTVPSETVDRNGVKLIGANDLPCTVPNHASALYARNLLALLQPTLSDGQLTLDTEDELIAGCLISQDGTIRRSDVLTPGAN; from the coding sequence GTGGAGAGCGCAGCGGGCGAAACCCGCGTTGCGGCTTCTCCGGAAACCGTCAAGAAATTCACGGCGCTCGGTTGCCGGGTCGTGCTCGAACAGGGTGCGGGTCTGGCTTCCGGTTATCTCGATGAAACGTACTCCGAGTGCGGTGCCGAGCTGGTGCCCGTCGCAGACGCATTTGCCTGGTCTCAAGCGGATGCGTTGTTGTGCGTTCAATCCCCAACTGCTGACGCCTTGGGGCGTTTGCGCTCAGGTGCACTGCTGGTGGGATTGCTGGCGCCTTACGCCAACAGCGAGCTAGACGGAGCCCTGAAGCGCTGTGGCCTTTCAGCTATGGCTCTGGAACTGTTACCTCGCATCAGCCGGGCTCAGTCCGCCGATGCGTTGTCATCCCAGGCCAACATCGCTGGTTACAAATCGGTGCTGCTCGCTTCGGCAGCGCTCGACCGCTACTTCCCGATGTTGATGACAGCGGCGGGAACTGTGCAACCTGCTCGGGTCGTGGTGCTCGGCGCCGGTGTGGCCGGTCTGCAGGCCGTGGCTACGGCACGCCGACTTGGTGCTGTTGTGTATGTCAGCGACATCCGACCTGCTGTGAAAGAGCAGGTGGAGTCCCTCGGTGCCCGCTTCATCGATCCTCCGGAAATGGAGGACAAGCCCGCTGAGTCCGGTGGTTACGCCAAGCAGGCCTCTGATGCGTTCCTGGCTGCACAACGTCAGCAGCTTTCGGATCAGCTGGCCGAAGCGGATGTGGCCATCTGCACAGCTCAGGTGCCGGGTCGCCGTGCACCGCGCCTGATCAGTGAAGACATGCTGGATCGCATGCGTCCGGGATCGGTCGTGGTGGACCTTGCGGTGGCCCAGGGCGGCAACTGCGCCGACACGGTTCCATCCGAGACGGTTGATCGCAATGGCGTGAAGCTGATCGGTGCCAATGACCTGCCCTGCACCGTGCCCAATCACGCCAGCGCTCTCTACGCACGCAATCTGCTGGCTCTGCTTCAGCCCACCCTCAGCGATGGACAGCTGACCCTCGACACGGAGGACGAGCTGATTGCCGGATGCCTGATCAGTCAGGACGGCACCATCCGTCGCAGTGACGTTCTCACCCCAGGAGCCAACTGA
- a CDS encoding EF-1 guanine nucleotide exchange domain-containing protein, with protein sequence MGLTAIECPDGVCHSHHGGHAVERQAMEQLLADHGREWCERLAERIYEMSVDTFSQTVMPSLHASGWQRRHLDWEFKLQELDSEPDRTLVDGIINATESFLRSSEVHRLFIQELVQGTFDEASDDHLRSEAVRELIEHEILTLLEEKRDVLTERLSARLLERAGGRMDRAQQAAQDGFMDVERLLCNHTEAL encoded by the coding sequence ATGGGACTTACTGCAATCGAATGTCCGGACGGCGTCTGCCATAGCCACCACGGCGGTCATGCCGTGGAACGTCAAGCCATGGAACAACTGCTGGCCGACCACGGCCGCGAATGGTGCGAAAGATTGGCGGAACGCATCTACGAAATGTCGGTTGACACCTTTTCACAAACGGTGATGCCGAGCCTGCATGCGTCAGGCTGGCAGCGCCGTCATTTGGACTGGGAATTCAAGCTTCAGGAGCTGGATTCCGAACCGGATCGAACGCTGGTCGACGGGATCATCAATGCCACGGAAAGCTTCCTGCGCAGCAGTGAAGTGCATCGACTGTTCATCCAGGAGCTTGTTCAAGGGACTTTTGACGAAGCATCCGACGATCACCTGCGCAGTGAAGCGGTGCGTGAGTTGATCGAGCATGAGATTCTCACCCTGCTGGAGGAGAAGCGTGATGTGCTGACAGAACGCCTCAGCGCTCGGCTTCTGGAGCGGGCCGGAGGACGGATGGATCGCGCTCAGCAGGCCGCTCAAGACGGATTCATGGATGTGGAACGCCTGCTCTGCAATCACACGGAAGCTCTCTGA
- a CDS encoding DEAD/DEAH box helicase — protein sequence MLRRRLQPEIHAARDVLIHAGPGAGKTLGALLAFQAMQQEQRLEHILVFCHRTSILSQWQSAAARVGLTLELWSGPDQLNSEADGWLVSYQGAGRQQQALSAELQRWNAETLLAIADEAHHLGVDPDEPDGPVWGQSFLELSSRARLRLGLTGTPFRADNLAFCAARRVRVEEQGQLVEQIHPDLSVEPRELIAAGDVRPLEFRFQDGWVEHGQEGIPDREVSPLSAEQRESWRARNLRRAIRLSDRSSIALQLLLRARKQLEKVRNKHPRAGGLVIARDIEHARAITLLLEEEGDRVDFVHSQDPDAAARLSGFQTGPADWLVSIDMCAEGFDASRIRVVAYLTTVVTRSRFVQGITRAVRMCGERAGLESIPREPSYVFAPADPLLMQYARSWSLSEPYCIAVPAVADDQDRTDNGGSWRGPSLPMEAVEDGAGAVIRMKTPELPSFLQR from the coding sequence CTGCTCCGCAGACGGCTGCAACCCGAGATCCATGCAGCCCGGGATGTGCTGATCCATGCGGGTCCTGGAGCAGGCAAAACACTGGGCGCCTTGCTGGCGTTCCAGGCGATGCAACAGGAACAGCGACTCGAGCACATCCTGGTCTTCTGCCACCGCACCTCCATCCTCAGCCAGTGGCAAAGCGCCGCAGCTCGAGTGGGACTGACGCTCGAGCTGTGGTCGGGACCGGACCAGCTGAACAGTGAAGCTGATGGCTGGCTCGTCAGCTATCAGGGAGCCGGTCGACAGCAGCAGGCGTTGTCAGCCGAACTCCAACGATGGAACGCGGAAACACTTCTGGCCATCGCGGATGAAGCCCATCACCTTGGCGTCGACCCTGATGAACCGGATGGGCCCGTCTGGGGTCAAAGCTTTCTGGAACTGAGTAGCCGTGCGCGGTTGCGCCTCGGCTTGACCGGCACCCCCTTTCGCGCCGACAACCTGGCCTTCTGTGCAGCCCGACGGGTGCGCGTCGAGGAACAGGGACAACTGGTGGAACAGATTCATCCGGATCTTTCCGTTGAACCGAGGGAACTGATTGCAGCAGGAGATGTTCGACCCCTGGAGTTCCGCTTTCAGGACGGCTGGGTGGAGCACGGCCAGGAGGGCATCCCAGACCGAGAGGTCTCACCGTTGTCGGCCGAACAGCGTGAAAGCTGGCGAGCTCGCAATCTGCGCCGCGCCATTCGTTTATCCGATCGCAGCAGCATTGCGCTGCAACTGCTGCTGCGGGCCCGCAAACAACTCGAGAAGGTGCGCAACAAGCACCCACGCGCCGGCGGTCTCGTGATTGCACGCGATATCGAGCACGCGCGCGCCATCACCTTGCTGCTGGAGGAAGAGGGCGACCGGGTGGATTTCGTGCACTCGCAGGACCCCGATGCCGCTGCACGCTTAAGCGGCTTTCAGACCGGCCCGGCTGACTGGTTGGTGAGCATCGACATGTGCGCAGAGGGCTTTGATGCCTCTCGCATCAGAGTGGTGGCCTACCTCACCACAGTGGTGACCCGCAGCCGGTTCGTGCAGGGCATCACGCGTGCGGTGCGGATGTGCGGCGAACGGGCAGGCCTGGAATCCATTCCACGCGAACCCTCGTATGTGTTTGCGCCAGCAGATCCACTCCTCATGCAGTACGCGCGCAGCTGGTCGCTCTCTGAGCCTTATTGCATCGCCGTTCCGGCAGTGGCTGACGATCAAGACCGGACCGACAACGGAGGCTCCTGGCGAGGGCCGAGCTTGCCGATGGAGGCGGTTGAGGATGGAGCCGGAGCAGTCATTCGCATGAAAACTCCGGAATTACCCAGTTTTTTGCAGCGTTGA
- the trxB gene encoding thioredoxin-disulfide reductase, giving the protein MAVENLVIVGSGPAGYTAAIYAARANLSPLLITGFQRGGIPGGQLMTTTHVENFPGFPDGVLGPDLMDLMKAQASRWGTRLLEADADAIDLSQRPYRIQCDGQTIETHALIIATGASANRLGLPNEERFWSQGISACAICDGATPQFRNEELAVVGGGDSACEEAVYLTKYGSHVHLLVRSDRLRASAAMGDRVQANPQITVHWNTQVLDATGDDWLKGLMLLRRDSGLEEHLPVSGVFYAIGHTPNTDILEDQLKCDSKGYLITQPGRPETSMEGVFAAGDVADAEWRQGITAAGSGCQAALAAERWLSHNNLASLVTREQTEPASAETPQATVETTESTYDPSALWQKGSYALRKLYHDSTKPLLVVYTSPSCGPCHVLKPQLKRVLDELSGAAQGIEIDIEADQAIAEQAGVNGTPTVQLFYDKELKQQWRGVKQRSEFKDSIQSLLVER; this is encoded by the coding sequence ATGGCGGTCGAAAATCTGGTGATTGTGGGGTCTGGACCCGCCGGATACACCGCTGCGATCTACGCCGCACGAGCCAATCTGAGCCCCTTGCTGATTACAGGATTCCAGCGGGGAGGCATTCCTGGCGGACAGCTGATGACGACCACGCACGTGGAAAACTTTCCCGGCTTTCCGGACGGGGTGTTGGGTCCTGATCTGATGGATCTAATGAAAGCTCAGGCCAGCCGCTGGGGCACTCGCTTGCTGGAGGCCGACGCTGATGCCATTGATCTGAGCCAGCGCCCCTACCGCATCCAATGCGATGGTCAGACGATCGAAACCCATGCTCTGATCATCGCCACAGGCGCCAGCGCCAATCGCTTGGGACTTCCCAACGAGGAGCGCTTCTGGAGCCAGGGCATCAGTGCCTGCGCCATCTGCGACGGAGCCACCCCTCAGTTCCGCAACGAGGAACTGGCCGTGGTGGGCGGCGGTGACTCGGCCTGCGAAGAAGCTGTCTATCTCACCAAATACGGCAGCCACGTACACCTCTTGGTGCGCTCGGATCGACTGCGTGCAAGTGCCGCCATGGGTGATCGCGTCCAGGCAAACCCTCAGATCACGGTGCACTGGAACACTCAGGTGCTGGACGCGACCGGAGACGATTGGCTGAAAGGCTTAATGCTGCTTCGCCGCGATAGCGGCCTCGAAGAGCACCTTCCGGTGAGCGGCGTGTTTTACGCCATCGGCCACACGCCCAACACAGACATCCTGGAGGACCAGCTCAAGTGTGATTCCAAGGGTTATCTGATCACCCAGCCAGGTCGGCCTGAAACCTCGATGGAAGGCGTGTTCGCCGCTGGTGATGTGGCTGATGCTGAGTGGCGCCAAGGCATTACGGCTGCCGGGAGTGGCTGTCAGGCCGCCCTTGCAGCCGAACGGTGGCTCAGCCACAACAACCTGGCTTCACTGGTGACACGGGAACAAACCGAACCCGCCTCGGCTGAGACACCGCAAGCAACGGTTGAAACCACCGAATCCACCTACGACCCTTCGGCCCTTTGGCAGAAGGGCAGCTACGCACTGCGGAAGCTGTATCACGACAGCACCAAACCCTTGCTCGTGGTGTACACCTCCCCCAGCTGTGGTCCATGCCATGTGCTCAAGCCACAGCTCAAACGGGTGTTGGATGAACTCTCAGGCGCTGCACAAGGGATTGAAATCGACATCGAAGCCGACCAAGCGATCGCTGAACAGGCCGGTGTGAATGGAACTCCAACCGTGCAACTGTTCTACGACAAGGAACTGAAGCAGCAGTGGCGTGGTGTCAAGCAGCGCAGCGAATTCAAGGATTCGATCCAATCACTGCTGGTCGAGCGCTGA
- the infA gene encoding translation initiation factor IF-1, which translates to MIETSGVIEKEQGNGFYLVTLEQPAGHQCLCRAAGKLTKFRIKLLAGDKVLVEISPYDLTRGRITYRERNAGAPGGRPGGNRPGGPRRR; encoded by the coding sequence ATGATTGAAACCTCGGGTGTGATCGAGAAAGAACAGGGCAATGGGTTCTACCTTGTGACTCTGGAGCAGCCCGCAGGTCACCAATGCCTTTGCCGTGCTGCTGGCAAGCTCACCAAGTTCCGCATCAAGTTGCTCGCCGGCGACAAGGTGTTGGTTGAGATCAGCCCATACGACCTCACCCGTGGTCGGATTACTTACCGGGAACGCAACGCAGGCGCTCCCGGTGGTCGTCCGGGTGGCAACCGTCCCGGTGGTCCACGCCGTCGCTGA
- a CDS encoding Nif11-like leader peptide family natural product precursor — MQSDSQVREQVRQAATPKHVVDLAKEQGHEFTQATMMKMQADRMQHMHDDHINDASSWGEALLICFGDHS, encoded by the coding sequence GTGCAGTCCGACTCCCAGGTTCGCGAACAGGTGCGTCAAGCTGCCACCCCAAAGCACGTGGTGGATCTCGCGAAAGAGCAAGGTCACGAGTTCACTCAGGCAACGATGATGAAAATGCAGGCTGATCGGATGCAGCACATGCATGACGATCACATCAACGATGCCTCCAGCTGGGGTGAAGCTCTGTTGATTTGCTTCGGTGATCACTCCTGA
- a CDS encoding pseudouridine synthase → MHKPFGVLSQFTSEPNSRWDSLADWVDVPGVYPAGRLDADSEGLLLLTANGRLQQRLTDPRFGHWRTYWVQVEGTPIPSQLEALRQGVVVQKQRTRPARVEPLTTACWQALPEREPPIRTRRSIPTTWLKISLTEGRNRQVRRMTATVGLPTLRLIRHSVDLMDGGPPLSLDNLGSGEWRAVTANEQDRLMALLKRPARHRSTSQP, encoded by the coding sequence TTGCATAAGCCCTTCGGGGTTCTGAGCCAGTTCACATCAGAACCAAACAGTCGCTGGGATTCTCTGGCTGATTGGGTTGACGTCCCTGGGGTCTACCCGGCCGGCCGATTGGATGCAGACAGTGAGGGGCTTCTATTGCTCACAGCCAACGGCCGTCTTCAACAACGCTTGACGGATCCCCGGTTCGGTCATTGGCGCACGTATTGGGTGCAAGTGGAGGGAACACCGATTCCCTCTCAACTGGAGGCACTGCGTCAGGGCGTTGTTGTTCAGAAACAGCGCACGCGACCAGCGCGCGTTGAACCTCTGACCACCGCATGCTGGCAAGCATTGCCAGAACGCGAGCCCCCGATCCGCACACGGCGAAGCATTCCAACCACGTGGCTGAAGATCAGCCTCACCGAAGGACGCAATCGTCAGGTCCGGCGCATGACAGCCACCGTCGGGCTGCCCACCTTGCGGCTGATTCGCCACAGCGTGGACTTGATGGATGGCGGCCCACCACTCAGCCTAGACAACCTTGGTTCAGGAGAATGGCGAGCCGTCACTGCCAATGAACAGGATCGCCTCATGGCTCTGCTCAAGCGGCCGGCAAGGCACCGATCAACGTCACAGCCCTGA
- a CDS encoding methyltransferase domain-containing protein, with the protein MSEGCCGPSLDQTQAVEARYGAAAQEQEACLCTPVAFDTSLLAVIPEAVVERDYGCGDPTGWVKPGDTVLDLGSGSGKNAFICAQVVGPSGAVIGVDRNADMLALSRQAAPVVAETVGYDNVRFVEGAIESLDAPTAAGELLIATASVDVVLSNCVLNLVNPSARTSLLHNIRRVLRPGGRVAISDIVCDRPVPDHLQRDAELWSGCISGAWQEEAFLADFRALGFEDVTYADRSDQPWRVVEGIEFRAVTLIGALPAA; encoded by the coding sequence ATGAGCGAAGGATGTTGTGGTCCATCCCTGGATCAGACGCAGGCTGTCGAGGCGCGTTACGGCGCGGCAGCGCAAGAGCAGGAGGCTTGTCTTTGCACGCCTGTCGCCTTTGACACCTCTCTGCTTGCCGTCATTCCTGAGGCGGTAGTGGAGCGCGATTACGGCTGCGGGGATCCGACAGGATGGGTCAAGCCTGGTGACACCGTTCTCGATCTCGGCAGTGGCAGTGGCAAGAATGCCTTTATTTGTGCTCAGGTTGTGGGCCCATCCGGTGCTGTGATCGGTGTGGATCGCAACGCCGACATGCTGGCGCTTTCGCGTCAAGCTGCTCCGGTGGTGGCCGAAACGGTGGGTTACGACAACGTTCGCTTTGTTGAAGGTGCCATTGAGTCATTGGATGCACCCACGGCTGCAGGCGAACTGCTAATCGCCACCGCCAGTGTCGATGTCGTGTTGAGCAACTGTGTGCTCAACCTGGTGAATCCTTCGGCGAGGACATCCCTGTTGCACAACATCCGCAGAGTGCTGCGCCCGGGTGGTCGTGTTGCGATCAGCGACATCGTCTGCGATCGACCCGTCCCCGATCATTTGCAGCGGGATGCAGAGCTCTGGAGCGGTTGCATTAGTGGTGCCTGGCAAGAAGAGGCGTTCTTGGCTGATTTCCGTGCACTCGGTTTTGAGGATGTGACCTACGCCGATCGCTCCGATCAGCCCTGGCGAGTTGTGGAGGGGATTGAATTCAGGGCTGTGACGTTGATCGGTGCCTTGCCGGCCGCTTGA
- a CDS encoding NAD(P)H-binding protein: MQVLVVGGTGTLGRQIARRALDQGHDVRCMVRTPRKASFLQEWGVELTRGDLLEPASLDYALDGVDAVIDAATSRPDDPRSIYETDWDGKLNLLRACERAGVKRLVFLSLLDADKHRDVPLMDIKYCTEKLLRESELDYTVLQGAAFMQGVISQFAIPVLESQTVWVSGSPTSIAYMNTQDMARFAVSALDHPHTIRKTFPVVGPKAWNTGEVVQLCELASGKSARVFRVPPALLDLTAGICSFFEPAVNVAERLAFAAVTGGGGSLSAPMDETYTSFEIDPEEITGLEEYIREYYDTILKRLRAMEADLDKDAKKKLPF, encoded by the coding sequence ATGCAGGTCCTGGTGGTTGGTGGAACGGGAACCCTGGGTCGGCAGATCGCCCGCAGGGCTCTCGATCAGGGGCACGACGTTCGTTGCATGGTGCGCACCCCCAGGAAAGCTTCATTCCTTCAGGAATGGGGGGTCGAGCTCACCCGCGGTGATCTGTTAGAGCCGGCGAGTCTTGACTACGCCCTGGATGGCGTCGACGCCGTTATCGATGCAGCCACCAGTCGCCCGGACGACCCCAGGAGCATCTACGAGACGGACTGGGACGGAAAGCTGAATCTGCTAAGAGCCTGTGAACGCGCGGGCGTGAAACGCCTCGTATTCCTTTCGCTGCTGGATGCGGACAAGCACCGTGATGTTCCTCTGATGGACATCAAGTACTGCACCGAGAAGCTGCTCCGGGAGTCCGAGCTGGACTACACCGTGCTTCAAGGCGCTGCCTTCATGCAGGGCGTCATCAGTCAGTTTGCGATCCCCGTTCTCGAGAGCCAGACCGTTTGGGTGAGCGGCAGTCCCACCTCAATTGCTTACATGAACACCCAGGACATGGCGCGATTTGCCGTGTCTGCTCTCGATCATCCCCACACCATTCGCAAAACCTTTCCAGTGGTGGGGCCCAAGGCATGGAACACCGGTGAGGTGGTTCAGCTCTGTGAGCTGGCCTCCGGAAAATCAGCCCGCGTGTTTCGTGTTCCCCCCGCGTTACTGGATCTCACGGCAGGGATCTGCTCCTTCTTTGAGCCTGCGGTGAATGTGGCAGAGCGTTTGGCTTTCGCGGCCGTGACGGGTGGCGGGGGAAGCTTGAGTGCCCCGATGGACGAGACCTACACCAGTTTTGAGATTGATCCGGAAGAGATCACGGGCCTGGAGGAGTACATCCGCGAGTACTACGACACGATCTTGAAGCGCCTGCGCGCCATGGAGGCCGATCTCGACAAGGACGCCAAGAAAAAATTGCCATTCTGA
- the petM gene encoding cytochrome b6-f complex subunit PetM, with amino-acid sequence MASEIFGTAAIFWVLIPVGLAGGALLLKLQKD; translated from the coding sequence ATGGCCTCGGAGATTTTCGGAACAGCAGCAATTTTTTGGGTGCTGATCCCCGTGGGCTTGGCGGGTGGTGCCTTGTTGCTCAAGCTTCAGAAAGACTGA
- a CDS encoding N2,N2-dimethylguanosine tRNA methyltransferase, whose product MHALKSPDLHYREGAACLQIGDGFFRRESRPSRDLSVLLAALQVSQAQRPLRWLDLMAGCGIRGLRWGLEARQIAQQQVELWVNDADPDRGSLLAANLQPLRSASGLTLRTSHLAAERLLRQAYLDQSFFDLVDLDAFGCPNVLLQSALAVLRFGGVLIVASTDGRSPTGHDRSAAIRRFGAAARAHPASWELALRLQLAAIAREAWLLGRGVEPVACFSDGRTFRLAVRLRHRASAREEEQLGLLARCERCGDQSVQSLLKLSGWRSCACEDGLGRWAVTGPLWTGPLQSPLQLQALLDLDPLLPGSLSPAGRNLLQRLQQDAGQPVCCWSTAELAKRLGIGGPPALAALVAALRTQGHHAHASGVMAGQLRTDAPLAVLLQQCVDLAAEGP is encoded by the coding sequence TTGCACGCGCTGAAATCACCGGATCTTCACTATCGCGAAGGGGCAGCCTGCCTGCAGATCGGCGACGGCTTCTTTCGTCGGGAATCGCGTCCGTCAAGGGATCTTTCGGTGCTTCTGGCTGCCTTGCAGGTCTCTCAAGCGCAGCGGCCCCTGCGGTGGCTCGATTTGATGGCCGGTTGCGGCATCCGAGGCCTGCGCTGGGGGCTGGAGGCCCGGCAGATCGCTCAACAACAGGTGGAGCTATGGGTCAATGACGCTGATCCTGACCGGGGTTCTCTGCTGGCGGCAAATCTTCAGCCACTGCGCAGCGCGTCAGGGTTGACGTTGCGCACGAGCCACTTGGCTGCTGAACGGCTCTTGCGTCAGGCCTACCTCGATCAGAGCTTCTTTGATCTGGTCGATCTCGACGCCTTTGGCTGCCCGAATGTGCTGCTGCAGTCGGCCCTTGCTGTGCTGCGCTTTGGCGGTGTGCTCATCGTGGCCAGCACGGATGGACGTTCACCCACCGGTCATGACCGCTCAGCCGCGATCCGACGCTTTGGCGCAGCGGCGCGTGCCCATCCTGCGAGTTGGGAACTGGCGCTGCGGCTGCAGCTGGCCGCGATTGCCCGGGAGGCTTGGTTGCTGGGGCGCGGTGTTGAGCCAGTTGCCTGTTTCAGCGATGGCCGCACCTTTCGACTGGCGGTGCGCTTGCGGCATCGGGCCTCAGCACGGGAGGAGGAGCAATTGGGTCTGCTGGCGCGGTGCGAGCGCTGCGGTGATCAGTCAGTGCAGTCATTGCTCAAGCTCTCCGGTTGGAGATCCTGTGCCTGCGAGGACGGTTTGGGCCGTTGGGCGGTGACGGGGCCGCTCTGGACCGGTCCTTTGCAGTCACCGTTGCAGTTGCAAGCGTTGCTCGATCTTGATCCTCTGCTGCCTGGATCACTCTCGCCAGCGGGCCGGAACTTGCTGCAGCGTCTCCAGCAGGATGCCGGGCAGCCTGTTTGCTGTTGGTCTACGGCAGAACTGGCCAAGCGTCTTGGCATCGGCGGACCGCCTGCGCTGGCGGCGCTTGTTGCGGCCTTGCGGACCCAGGGGCACCATGCCCACGCGAGTGGCGTAATGGCAGGACAGCTGCGTACGGATGCGCCATTGGCCGTGTTGTTACAGCAGTGCGTCGATCTGGCGGCTGAGGGGCCTTAA
- a CDS encoding alpha/beta fold hydrolase: protein MQATAFQPASMGADWGEAGEWNWMGMRCHWRVLGPADAPAMVLVHGFGASSSHWRHNAHPLMEAGYRVFSLDLLGFGRSHQPGLSAGCTLNNRLWALQLAAFLREVVQKPAVLVGNSLGGLTALTTATLAPQLVQAVVAAPLPDPALVQPARQRPPRWLRRLQRVLVRTTCRLLPLELIVPLISRTPLLRVGLQGAYQRSIRDDKELQRLIAQPARRLSAPRSLRSMSVGMALRPPQMTAPRLLERLRNRHDAPPVLLLWGRQDRFIPLLIGESVQQQHPWLELKVLENTGHCPHDETPDAFHQELLHWLDRNLGETRRASGIEHQA, encoded by the coding sequence GTGCAAGCAACCGCTTTCCAGCCTGCCTCCATGGGTGCCGACTGGGGTGAAGCGGGGGAGTGGAACTGGATGGGCATGCGCTGCCACTGGCGCGTGCTGGGACCTGCGGATGCACCCGCGATGGTGCTGGTGCATGGGTTCGGGGCTAGCAGCAGCCATTGGCGCCACAACGCCCATCCGCTCATGGAGGCGGGCTACCGCGTGTTCAGCCTTGACCTCCTTGGTTTCGGTCGCTCCCATCAGCCTGGGCTCAGCGCCGGATGCACCCTCAACAACCGCCTCTGGGCGCTTCAACTCGCGGCCTTTCTGCGTGAGGTGGTCCAGAAACCTGCCGTACTGGTGGGTAACTCACTGGGAGGCCTAACAGCACTGACAACAGCAACCCTGGCTCCGCAGCTTGTCCAAGCGGTTGTGGCGGCACCGCTGCCAGACCCGGCCCTGGTTCAACCCGCTCGCCAGCGTCCACCTCGCTGGCTGCGACGCCTGCAAAGGGTGTTGGTGCGTACGACGTGTCGGCTGCTCCCCCTCGAACTGATTGTTCCCTTGATCAGTCGCACACCGCTGTTACGTGTTGGACTCCAAGGTGCCTATCAACGCTCAATCCGCGACGACAAAGAGTTGCAGCGGTTGATTGCCCAACCCGCACGACGGCTATCAGCCCCACGCAGCCTGCGATCGATGAGTGTGGGCATGGCCCTACGCCCTCCACAGATGACAGCACCCAGGTTGCTGGAACGTTTGCGCAACCGACACGATGCCCCTCCAGTGCTGCTGCTGTGGGGACGCCAGGACCGTTTCATCCCCTTGCTGATTGGTGAAAGCGTCCAGCAGCAACACCCCTGGTTGGAGCTGAAGGTGCTCGAGAACACAGGCCATTGCCCCCATGACGAGACGCCGGACGCTTTCCATCAAGAGCTTTTGCACTGGCTGGACCGTAATTTGGGTGAGACACGACGCGCATCCGGGATCGAGCACCAGGCATGA
- the ilvN gene encoding acetolactate synthase small subunit, producing MKHTLSVLVEDESGALSRIAGLFARRGFNIDSLAVGPGEEAGRSRLTMVVEGDEQTVQQMTKQLDKLVNVLQVLDLSQRPAVERELMLMKVSAPAPQRSGILELVQVFRAKVVDVADDALTLEVVGDPGKLVALERLMAPYGIIEIARTGKVALERASGVNTELLKASISGGRVPA from the coding sequence ATGAAGCACACCTTGTCGGTCCTGGTCGAGGACGAATCTGGCGCTCTCAGCCGCATAGCCGGCCTGTTCGCCCGCCGAGGGTTCAACATCGACAGCCTGGCTGTCGGACCAGGCGAAGAGGCTGGACGCTCACGGCTAACCATGGTCGTCGAGGGCGACGAACAGACCGTCCAGCAAATGACCAAACAGCTGGACAAATTGGTCAACGTGCTTCAGGTGCTGGATCTGTCTCAACGGCCTGCCGTCGAGCGTGAACTGATGCTGATGAAGGTGTCAGCACCGGCACCGCAACGCAGCGGCATTCTTGAACTCGTTCAGGTGTTCCGCGCCAAGGTGGTGGATGTCGCCGACGACGCGCTCACATTGGAAGTGGTGGGTGACCCCGGAAAATTGGTGGCTCTGGAACGTCTGATGGCTCCTTACGGCATCATCGAGATTGCGCGGACCGGCAAGGTCGCGCTTGAGCGTGCCTCAGGGGTGAACACCGAATTGCTCAAAGCCTCCATCAGTGGCGGGCGCGTACCCGCCTGA